A window of Daucus carota subsp. sativus chromosome 2, DH1 v3.0, whole genome shotgun sequence genomic DNA:
TTTTTTTAActctatattaaaaaaattattactcaTATTAGTAGTTCATTTTTAAATTCcgactaaaatttatatataaattttacaaaattttaagatatgaaaatgaaattttaaaacagATTATTTATAATGTCTACTCttgcataattttttaaaattttgtaaatatacatataattcaaACAAATTTGAGTTAAGTCAAAAAGGGATAAGTATGAATTAATTTTTGTGAAATAAGATTTTGGTTGCATATTTTTATTGATGAAAAGAATTTTTGATTTGATAAGATGAAAATAAACTTTTCAATTTTactctaaaattaaaaaaagggaTTGAACATGGTGAAAATTGTTTGCTAAGATAATTAGTTCCCTTTGTGCACCAGAACCAATTAAACCGTAAACAGTTGAAAAGATCTGATCTTCTCGAACGAAAAGTTAATTTTTGACCACAAAACTCTGAACTAAAATTTGAAGAGTTCTTCTTTATCCAAAAAATAAACGTTACGTTAGGCATTAGCGAAAGGGAGTTGAGAAAGAGGTATATTCGGCTATAATTATTGAGCCCCAATCACAGAGACAGTGATGTGAACTAGTTTCAGTAACAGACCAGTAGTACAATAATTTCCATCACTAATGCAACGGAAAAGTAAAATAATGCAATGCTTCCAAGTATATAGTGAGATTATTAGCTCTGTTTAGTTTGCGGTGGCAGTGCGAGCTTTAATATCAGCCGTCACTTTTCTTCACATGCACAAATACGTTGTTAAAACAGAGGACAGAGCCATCTCCTTCACAATTTCAGCActcaacctcctctctctcatcaggtctccctctctctctctctcgctgaATACTTTCTTTCATCATACACAGCTTCTATTATATTTCCATACAATGGCAATAGCTGTGAGTGCATCCACAAGTTCACAACTAAGTGTTGATGGGTCAGTGATGCCAAGAATCAAATCACTTAAAACCCCCCACAATAATACAACCCGTCAAAGTTTAAGGCTTCTGAACAATAAGAATCAACTCCACATGATGCGGAGAACAACAATGTCTAGGCCACGAGTAAGCTACTtgcaaaattcatataatagtGGAGTCATAAGGTGTGGAAGCGGAATGTCCCTCATATTTGTGGCCTCGGAAGTAGGTCCATGGAGCAAAACCGGTGGACTTGGAGACGTTCTTGGTGGTTTGCCACCAGCCATGGCTGTAAGTTGCTGCTAATTATACGTGACActtaatttgggacggaggagTATTTGTTAtgcttttctttttaataatttaacacACTCACGCACTCGCCTTGTGTTTGATAAAATTCCATCCCTCGATGTTTGGTAAGTGAAGCAAGGGGGATACTTGTCTATATTAGTATCAACCAACAGATGCAAATTAATTAACTGATCTTGTCATTTCTAGGCTAATGGGCATCGCGTGATGACAGTGTCGCCGCGTTATGACCAGTATAAAGATGCTTGGGACACagaagttgttgttgaggtACATTAGTATTTCGGTTGTCATACTTGGTCGATGATGCTTCACTAAGTATATTTATGTTGTAATCAGCTTTTGTTGTTCATTAATCTTGGATGCAGCTTAAAGCAGGGGACAAGACTGAACAAGTCCGGTTCTTCCACTGTTATAAGCGAGGGGTAGATCGTGTTTTTGTGGATCACCCGTGGTTTCTAGAAAAGGTTACTTCTCATCTTATTAGAAAGTTTAATTGTATGTGTGTAATGTGCTTATAAGGATCATCTCTTCTAGTCTCCGAAAGTGATTGCCCTTTCATTGACTGATCCATGTTAGCTTGCTTGGTTCATTAACTTTAGGTTTGGGGTAAAactaaatcaaaaatttatGGACCTATTACTGGAAAAGATTTTCAGGATAATCAACTTCGATTTAGCTTGCTTTGCCAGGTAAATAGCCCACAGTGTTCTGTGTTTAGTATACAGTTTACATTCTGCATTTGTGTTCATTAGGAATTTATGCTTACTTCCCTAGTCTGCCCTTATTACTGTCAGGCAGCTTTGGAAGCTCCGAGAGTTTTGAATCTTAACAGTAACAAATATTTCTCTGGACCTTATGGTATATACGTCTCCCTCAATATACAAGCCATAAGCTTTGAATTGTTGCAAAGGGATTACAATTGATAGTACAAAGATTTAAAATTTGGATTTTCGCAGGTGAAGATGTTGTCTTCATTGCCAATGACTGGCATACAGCTCTCTTGTCATGCTACCTGAAATCTATGTACAAACCAAATGGAATGTATTTAAATGCTAAGGTAGTGAGGCCTTTTTATATTCTTCTTTAAGATATGCTCTTTACCCAACTTATATAGAGCAGAGAAGCGGTAACCTTCTACTTGCCGACCCAATCAGGTTGCTTTTTGCATTCACAACATAGCTTACCAAGGCAGATTTGCATTTGCTGATTTCTCACTGCTGAATCTTCCAGACGAGTTTAAGAGTTCTTTTGATTTCATTGACGGGTATTGTCGATCTTTTTAGTCTTTACTAGAACTTAAatccatgaatatgaatattttcTAGAATTACTTGATTCAAACAGGTATGACAAGCCTGTGAAAGGAAGAAAAATAAATTGGATGAAGGCTGGAATACTTGAGTCGGATACGAATGTCACTGTTAGCCCATACTATGCTAAAGAGCTTATTTCTGATGATGCCAAGGGAGTGGAATTAGATAACATTCTCCGGAAAACAGGGATCAAGGGTATTGTGAATGGAATGGATGTGCAAGAGTGGGACCCACTGACGGACAAATATACCAATGTTAAATATGATTCTACAACAGTAAGAGTTTTTTCATGAAGTCCATGCCTGCAAATTGCAATGTGTGAATCTTTCAATTATCTTACATATAAAGTATTGACCTTTTCAGGTAATGGATGCAAAACCTCTGCTAAAAGAAGCCCTCCAGGCAGAGGTTGGACTGCCTGTGGACAGTAAAGTCCCTGTAATTGGCTTTATAGGGAGACTAGAAGAGCAAAAGGGGTCAGATATTCTTGCTGCAGCTATCTCTGAGTTCATAGATGAGGATGTGCAGATAATAGTTTTAGTAAGTATTTGATACCCCATCCGTGTTAGCTTACATTTCACAAGCATAAGAAGTTTCTTACTGATGATTGTTTCATGGCATTGCTCAGGGTACTGGTAAAAAGCAAATGGAGAAGCAGCTCGAGCAGTTGGAGATATTATACCCTGACAAGGCCAGAGGAGTTGCAAAATTTAATGTTCCATTAGCCCATATGATTACGGCCGGTGCTGATTTCATGATTGTTCCTAGTAGATTTGAACCCTGTGGTCTCATCCAATTACACGCAATGCGCTATGGAACTGTAAAATAAACCCAAATTATCTCCTCCATCACTACATTATAACTGTTTTGAGTTCCATCATATAGCATTTAACCATCTACTGCAGGTACCTATTGTTGCGTCAACTGGTGGGCTAATGGATACGGTTAAAGAAGGTTTTACAGGGTTTCAAATGGGAGCTTTCAATGTTGAAGTAAGAATCTTCTTTTTACATATAACAACCAGAAGATTTTGTTTCCAAATTATGCTCAATCTAATACGATGCATTTCCAGTGCGAAACAGTTGATCCAGCAGATGTGATGGCAATAGTGACCACTGTGAAAAAGGCAATAACAACTTATAGTACTTCAGCTTTCACCAAGATGATCATGAACTGCATGGATCAAGATCTATCATGGAAGGTTAGCTTAAAATAATACACTTCTGCAAATTTTGTTGCCTGAAACTACCAAATATGGTGATACATGCAATCAGACTCATATAGCTTGGTGATAATAGAAGTAAATTTTGACTTTACTCAGGGACCTGCGAAAAAATGGGAGGAGATGTTGCTAGGTTTGGGGGTCGCTGGGAGTGAACCTGGAATTGAAGGTGATGAAATAGCACCTTTAGCAAAGGAAAATGTTGCCACTCCATGAGGATACAGGCTTTAAGCCCGGAGCCATGCTGCTCCACCTCACCACTGGCACTGACAGAAGATTTTGTGCCTATTTTTTGCTCTTGCACCATCTCGCTatatattctggcctttaagAAAGCAGGTGAATCGAACTGTCTGTAGTTTTAAtgaaataatcataatacattTTCCAACTATCCACCGGAAAGTGCAATGCTAGTCTGTAGAGTTCTTGTCTATCACCTCAACGATTTATATACTCGTGTTATTGCGTTTATTGTACTGTAGTGTACATGCAGACATTCGATATTTAAATGTAGTCGATTCAGTATGATTGACGGCATGATTTCTATTacatttaaaagtaatatttacTTTGAGAATGGAAGCAGTCTGATCAACACAAAAAGGACAGCAATTTTTGTAGCAGCCTTTTGTCTAACAAAATAATCGGGATGCTTGAGCCTTGAAGTAGTCATCACTAATTAGACCGCAATTTAGCATAGTAGTATTGCTTCTAAAGTTCTGCGGGTCTATGGAGTTTAATGTTCAGCTGTTGAAGCTTCGAGATATTTTTCCTTGTGGTAAATAATTTGTCCTTCATTTTCTAGCtagtaaatttataatatcaagTTGTATTATTATATAACCGCATTATCAGACACCTTGAGAGAATTTTGATCAAAGCATGCCGATGTGGATTCTTGAATTTGAAGGAAAGCAATTTTAGACAGCAGTGGGCTCACTAAATTGCTTAGTCTTGACTACCTTAGGAAATGTTCTTCAACTACAGCACCCTCCTATTTTACGCCATCCCGATATAAGTATGTACGGGCAGGGATATACTATTTGGCCATAGTTGTTATGATGTTTGAGCTAGGTAGATACAGAAGTAGAATTCTAAGAGATGCGCTGTGGAAGTGCTTGCTTTTGCTGATGTGTGTGCTAGTGAGGAGTAGTCCTCCGGAAAATCCTATAAGATGTACAACGTTCAACAGCTCGACAAAATGCACCATTACCAACTCGTATGGTGCTTTCCCTGATCGTAGTACTTGTCGTGCAGCTGATGCTGTTTACCCGACAACGGAGGAAGAACTTGTTTCTGTGGTGGCCATGGCAACGAAGAATGGGAGAAAGATGAAGGTGGCGACTCGGTTTGGCCACAGTATTCCGAAATTGGTCTGTGCTGATGGGGACCAAGGGCTGCTCATAAGCACCGAGTATCTCAACCGTACCTTGCATATCAATGAATCGAGTGGGATGATGAGAGTTGAGACCGGTGTAACGTTGAAGCAGCTGATTGAAGATGCAGCCAAGGCAGGGCTGGCACTTCCATATGCACCATATTGGTGGGGATTGACCGTCGGGGGGCTTATGGGCACGGGTGCCCATGGTAGCAGCCTTTGGGGCAAGGGGAGTTCTGTTCATGACTATGTTGTTCAGCTACGCATCGTTACTCCAGCTGAACACGCGGATGGCTATGCAAGGGTTCGGAATCTTGATGATTATAATCAACTTGAGTTCAATGCCGCTAAGGTCTCCCTTGGAGTTCTTGGAGTTATTTCAGAGGTTACTCTGAAACTAGAACCGCTATTCAAACGATCTGTCACCTACATAGAGAAAAGTGATTCTGATTTAGCAGAACAAGTTATCGAGTTCGGGAAGCAGCACGAATTTGCAGACTTGATATGGTACCCAAGTCAACGTAAGGCCATGTATAGAATGGATGATCGAGTCCCCTATAACACCTCCGGTAATGCCTGGATCGACTTCCCGGGATTTCAATCCACCCCTTCAGTCGCACTCGCCATTTTACGGCTAACAGGTAGGTAACCTATTCACTAATACTTGCAGTGTAATTGCATATAAAGTAAATGACTAAATCTTTTCATCGTTTCATTTGTAACGAATAATAGAGGAAGCTGAAGAATCTAAAGCTGATGCTGATTCAAAATGCAGGAGGGCCAAGCTTATTACATCTGCGCTCAGGCTTAGTGGCTACGGGTTTACAAATAATGGTATGCACATTGAAAATGTGTTCGGTCTGTTAAATAAGAAAAGTTTTCTGTTCATTAGGTAGTTAAAGTATGTCGGGTTTTATAATCACCAAAAATTTCTGGGGATATTCATCATCTTTCTTTGATGCTATTTTAAACAGGTATAATCTTTACAGGATACCCGGTAATTGGATACCACAACCGCCTCCAAGCATCAGGAGCTTGCCTCACTGGCCCTGAAAATGCACTGATCACCGCGTGTCCATGGGACCATAGAATCAAAGCCCTGTTCTATCATCAAACGACCTTCAGCATTGGTTTATCCAAGGTCCCTGATTTTATACGAGACGTCCAGAAGCTGGTCCATTTAGCCCCAAAGTCCCTGTGTGGCGTCGACCTGTACGATGGTATCCTAATGAGATACGTAACAAGGTCCAATGCTTTTTTAGGCAAACAAGAAGATGCAGTCGACTTCGACATCACTTACTACAGAAGCAAAGACCCCCTGAGGCCTCGACTTTTCCAAGACATACTGGAAGAGATAGAGCAGCTCGGGATGTTCAAGTACGGAGCGTTGCCACACTGGGGAAAAAACAGGAATGTGGCATTTCACAAGGCCATCAACAAGTACAAAAAGGCAGCAGAATTCATAAAGGTTAAGAGAATGTATGATCCTCAGGGACTTTTTTCTAGTGAGTGGACTGACCAAGTTTTGGGGTTAAAAGATGGACTAATGATAGTTAAACAAGGATGTGGCCTGGAAGGCTTGTGCATTTGTTCAGAAGACAGTCATTGTGCACCAGATAAAGGATACTTGTGTCAACAAGGCAAAGTCTACCCAGATGCCAAGGTTTGTGCATTAGCATCTACATCTAGTTAACACTAGTATTttcttactccctctgtcccatttaattgtatacgtttctttttaactgctcgacacgcatttcaatgctcttgtaaaacatagttccgtaacttatttttgagattttctttttttgaataaaaatataacatctaaactttaattcagaaaaataaaattttaaaaataaattatacaactacactttagaggagcattaaagtccgtgccgcgtccccatcccccaatgtatactactcagggggacggagggagtacaagtttAAACGATGTGGCCATTATTCACCCTAAACCAGCTTTTTCAttgtaatttaaaatcaaagttATAAAAATCGGAAATCATTTCGATTGTATCGTTTAGATCAAATATTTGACCCAATTTTTAAGTACTTATTTTCAATATCCAAGGACTCTTGAACATCGTCAACTGCCCATGCTTTTATGGTATGCTTCGGTGGAAGTTGTTTATAAGACTATACACATGTTTGTTTGTTAAACATTTTGTCTCTAAAAtagctattaaccaaaaaaaacaATCAACTAGTcaattttttgcaaaaaaacCTTTAAACTTCTATTTTCATTAACAACcccaataaattttattaaaatatattaaaaaaaatacaatataaatcatgGTTAAATCTGCCGATCTGACTTGTCAAGTATCTTTCctaatttatatctttttatacaCGTGAGTGCCATGTCGTGCttattcattaataataataataatttatcctttaataatttataatattctaatTTCATAAACCCATTGAATATCGAGAGTTTCatcatctttatcaaaattacgcttatacaaacaaatttgattttatatgattgctAAATCCTGGAAATGATTAGAACTTCTCGGTGACTTTAATGTTCATGATTATAGTCACGAGCAATCTGCAAGgcatgtatgtgattttgaaagAGTTATGCACACATACTGGAGATAGTATTCACAGAGAA
This region includes:
- the LOC108209256 gene encoding granule-bound starch synthase 1, chloroplastic/amyloplastic — translated: MHKYVVKTEDRAISFTISALNLLSLIRSPSLSLSLNTFFHHTQLLLYFHTMAIAVSASTSSQLSVDGSVMPRIKSLKTPHNNTTRQSLRLLNNKNQLHMMRRTTMSRPRVSYLQNSYNSGVIRCGSGMSLIFVASEVGPWSKTGGLGDVLGGLPPAMAANGHRVMTVSPRYDQYKDAWDTEVVVELKAGDKTEQVRFFHCYKRGVDRVFVDHPWFLEKVWGKTKSKIYGPITGKDFQDNQLRFSLLCQAALEAPRVLNLNSNKYFSGPYGEDVVFIANDWHTALLSCYLKSMYKPNGMYLNAKVAFCIHNIAYQGRFAFADFSLLNLPDEFKSSFDFIDGYDKPVKGRKINWMKAGILESDTNVTVSPYYAKELISDDAKGVELDNILRKTGIKGIVNGMDVQEWDPLTDKYTNVKYDSTTVMDAKPLLKEALQAEVGLPVDSKVPVIGFIGRLEEQKGSDILAAAISEFIDEDVQIIVLGTGKKQMEKQLEQLEILYPDKARGVAKFNVPLAHMITAGADFMIVPSRFEPCGLIQLHAMRYGTVPIVASTGGLMDTVKEGFTGFQMGAFNVECETVDPADVMAIVTTVKKAITTYSTSAFTKMIMNCMDQDLSWKGPAKKWEEMLLGLGVAGSEPGIEGDEIAPLAKENVATP
- the LOC108209257 gene encoding probable L-gulonolactone oxidase 6 isoform X2; amino-acid sequence: MMFELGRYRSRILRDALWKCLLLLMCVLVRSSPPENPIRCTTFNSSTKCTITNSYGAFPDRSTCRAADAVYPTTEEELVSVVAMATKNGRKMKVATRFGHSIPKLVCADGDQGLLISTEYLNRTLHINESSGMMRVETGVTLKQLIEDAAKAGLALPYAPYWWGLTVGGLMGTGAHGSSLWGKGSSVHDYVVQLRIVTPAEHADGYARVRNLDDYNQLEFNAAKVSLGVLGVISEVTLKLEPLFKRSVTYIEKSDSDLAEQVIEFGKQHEFADLIWYPSQRKAMYRMDDRVPYNTSGNAWIDFPGFQSTPSVALAILRLTEEAEESKADADSKCRRAKLITSALRLSGYGFTNNGYPVIGYHNRLQASGACLTGPENALITACPWDHRIKALFYHQTTFSIGLSKVPDFIRDVQKLVHLAPKSLCGVDLYDGILMRYVTRSNAFLGKQEDAVDFDITYYRSKDPLRPRLFQDILEEIEQLGMFKYGALPHWGKNRNVAFHKAINKYKKAAEFIKVKRMYDPQGLFSSEWTDQVLGLKDGLMIVKQGCGLEGLCICSEDSHCAPDKGYLCQQGKVYPDAKVCALASTSS
- the LOC108209257 gene encoding probable L-gulonolactone oxidase 6 isoform X1, producing MMFELGRYRSRILRDALWKCLLLLMCVLVRSSPPENPIRCTTFNSSTKCTITNSYGAFPDRSTCRAADAVYPTTEEELVSVVAMATKNGRKMKVATRFGHSIPKLVCADGDQGLLISTEYLNRTLHINESSGMMRVETGVTLKQLIEDAAKAGLALPYAPYWWGLTVGGLMGTGAHGSSLWGKGSSVHDYVVQLRIVTPAEHADGYARVRNLDDYNQLEFNAAKVSLGVLGVISEVTLKLEPLFKRSVTYIEKSDSDLAEQVIEFGKQHEFADLIWYPSQRKAMYRMDDRVPYNTSGNAWIDFPGFQSTPSVALAILRLTEEAEESKADADSKCRRAKLITSALRLSGYGFTNNGIIFTGYPVIGYHNRLQASGACLTGPENALITACPWDHRIKALFYHQTTFSIGLSKVPDFIRDVQKLVHLAPKSLCGVDLYDGILMRYVTRSNAFLGKQEDAVDFDITYYRSKDPLRPRLFQDILEEIEQLGMFKYGALPHWGKNRNVAFHKAINKYKKAAEFIKVKRMYDPQGLFSSEWTDQVLGLKDGLMIVKQGCGLEGLCICSEDSHCAPDKGYLCQQGKVYPDAKVCALASTSS